The proteins below are encoded in one region of Streptomyces ficellus:
- a CDS encoding PIN domain-containing protein, which translates to MDRLLRETFPYYPIREAAWEDAAEVQYQLAARGWHQCASPVDLLVSVTAAHHKLTVLHQDTDFETIAQITGQPVRRIA; encoded by the coding sequence ATGGACCGGCTGCTGCGTGAGACCTTCCCCTACTACCCGATACGGGAAGCGGCCTGGGAGGACGCCGCCGAGGTGCAGTACCAACTCGCAGCCCGGGGTTGGCACCAGTGCGCCAGCCCCGTCGACCTGCTCGTGTCCGTCACGGCGGCGCACCACAAGCTCACCGTGCTCCACCAGGACACCGACTTCGAGACCATCGCCCAGATCACCGGGCAGCCCGTGCGCCGTATCGCGTAG